One sulfur-oxidizing endosymbiont of Gigantopelta aegis genomic region harbors:
- the tnpA gene encoding IS66 family insertion sequence element accessory protein TnpA — protein sequence MKPETQANSKQFWQDHVNQWNENSISQASYCQEHGLPIKRFGYYKRKLLGATTQTSAMTKGNGFIQLSSPTHYTVDPIVKTAFSNIKI from the coding sequence ATGAAACCAGAAACCCAAGCCAACTCAAAACAATTTTGGCAAGACCACGTTAATCAATGGAATGAAAACAGTATCAGCCAGGCATCCTATTGTCAGGAACATGGGCTACCCATCAAACGTTTTGGCTATTACAAGCGTAAGTTGCTGGGTGCAACAACGCAAACCAGTGCGATGACAAAGGGGAATGGTTTTATTCAACTATCTTCCCCGACACACTATACAGTGGACCCCATTGTCAAGACAGCTTTCTCAAATATTAAGATATAA
- a CDS encoding phosphate/phosphite/phosphonate ABC transporter substrate-binding protein has protein sequence MKYLAVFILLFTTLSFSTLSAEELKSSNTVSKNKPHLFVISGVIVNSSNSKKIDDFVQMIARKSGYPLKPYFVDSYARLSQILRDKPDSLAWTCGAPFVEDNIKDQQQLIAVPLLNKLPTYSSYVVTKKSAKGTKLIDFKGKILAYSDLRSNSGFVAPSIVLKNNGADIEDFFRVKINAGTHEKSIDAIYRGIADVGAIDEYIWDNYTKDKPEILDRLHIIEKIGPFPFTPIVAGSQVNEETINNIKKALINMTANELKHFNEQFQMDGFVEKEDSFYQPIKEMMLKLGYQL, from the coding sequence ATGAAATATTTGGCTGTATTTATTTTACTTTTTACCACTTTATCTTTCTCTACTCTTTCTGCTGAAGAATTAAAGTCTTCGAACACTGTTTCAAAAAACAAGCCTCATTTGTTTGTGATATCTGGTGTGATAGTTAATAGTTCGAATAGTAAAAAAATCGATGATTTTGTTCAAATGATTGCCAGAAAATCTGGCTATCCATTAAAACCCTATTTTGTAGACTCTTATGCTCGTTTATCACAAATTCTTCGAGATAAGCCTGATTCTTTAGCCTGGACATGTGGTGCACCGTTCGTAGAAGACAACATTAAAGATCAACAGCAATTGATTGCTGTGCCCTTATTAAATAAGCTACCGACCTATAGTAGTTATGTTGTGACTAAAAAATCGGCTAAAGGTACAAAGTTGATAGATTTTAAAGGTAAGATTCTTGCTTATTCCGATCTCCGTTCAAATTCTGGTTTTGTAGCCCCATCAATTGTTCTAAAGAATAATGGGGCTGATATTGAAGATTTTTTTCGAGTTAAAATAAATGCAGGCACTCATGAAAAAAGTATTGATGCCATCTATCGTGGTATTGCAGATGTCGGTGCCATTGATGAATATATATGGGATAACTATACAAAGGATAAACCTGAAATTTTAGACCGGTTACATATTATAGAAAAAATAGGTCCATTTCCTTTCACACCCATTGTAGCGGGCAGTCAGGTGAATGAAGAAACAATCAATAACATTAAGAAAGCTTTAATTAATATGACTGCTAATGAATTAAAACACTTTAATGAGCAATTTCAAATGGATGGCTTTGTAGAAAAGGAGGATAGTTTTTACCAGCCTATAAAAGAAATGATGCTAAAGTTAGGTTATCAGCTTTAA
- a CDS encoding sensor histidine kinase has translation MLKIIEQSFKRKIIFLMLTVSIIFSIPIFYAYYTSEKDKLNDILKRQITQLSQKFSLVVKKDVLYNNYLTLSDDIFDVYNYSLRTKEKKGSLYSILSIAVIDADGNILGHSSPGDNPILTHYKHDLTLTKKSPLIEQEKTTLHWPEDSNLIKIRTPIFLNSEIIGYIIIDIDAIILKSNERKLQLNIFIIFLILVITLITIIIILSSWIEKPLSYIMSQVNNIGNGDINFPELEKREDEFFVLANALKYADRRIHQQTQDLINNKRELENKVQERTKELEASSIELSQAMEVLQHSQKQLIESEKMSSLGSLVAGVAHEINTPIGISLTGITHIQSETKTIIDSMKEEILGRNALVDYLEMIDEMSNSMHLSLISAADLIRSFKQVAVDQHIEDKRTFDLREYVDEILRSLHNKIKHTNITIINNISRNVLIHSYAGIYSQVMTNFIMNSINHGFDEGQEGEIIISGKFEGKFLEITYSDTGKGIDSEIIDKIFDPFFTTKLGQGGSGLGLNIVYNLITHKLNGEITCENLLSGGIIMFIKIPLSELKIE, from the coding sequence ATGCTAAAAATAATTGAACAATCATTTAAACGAAAAATTATATTTTTGATGCTCACGGTATCAATTATTTTTAGCATACCTATTTTTTATGCGTATTATACCAGTGAGAAGGACAAGTTAAATGATATTTTAAAAAGACAGATCACTCAATTATCGCAAAAATTTTCCTTAGTAGTAAAAAAAGATGTTCTTTATAATAATTATTTAACCTTATCAGATGATATTTTTGATGTTTATAATTATAGTTTGCGTACCAAAGAAAAAAAAGGCAGTCTCTATAGTATCCTAAGCATTGCGGTGATAGATGCCGATGGCAATATCTTAGGTCATTCAAGTCCCGGTGATAACCCAATATTAACCCACTATAAGCATGACCTGACTCTGACAAAAAAATCTCCCCTCATCGAACAAGAAAAAACCACCCTTCATTGGCCAGAAGATTCAAATCTTATCAAAATAAGAACGCCCATTTTTCTAAACTCAGAAATTATTGGCTATATCATTATAGATATTGATGCCATTATTCTAAAAAGTAATGAACGTAAACTTCAGCTTAATATTTTTATTATCTTTTTAATTTTGGTTATTACACTAATAACCATCATCATAATTTTAAGTTCATGGATAGAAAAACCACTCTCCTATATCATGTCACAAGTAAATAATATAGGTAATGGCGACATAAATTTTCCTGAACTGGAAAAAAGAGAAGATGAATTCTTTGTCCTTGCCAATGCACTTAAATATGCAGATAGACGTATCCATCAACAAACACAAGATTTAATAAATAATAAACGAGAACTTGAAAACAAAGTACAAGAGCGAACCAAGGAATTAGAAGCAAGTAGCATAGAACTCAGTCAGGCAATGGAAGTCCTACAACACTCTCAGAAGCAATTAATTGAATCAGAAAAAATGTCATCACTAGGCAGTCTTGTTGCTGGGGTAGCACATGAAATTAATACACCTATTGGCATTAGCCTAACGGGTATTACCCATATTCAGTCTGAAACAAAAACAATTATCGATTCGATGAAAGAGGAAATATTAGGCCGAAATGCCCTCGTTGATTATCTTGAGATGATTGATGAAATGTCTAACTCAATGCATCTGAGTCTTATCAGTGCTGCCGATCTTATTCGCTCTTTCAAACAAGTCGCTGTTGACCAACATATTGAAGATAAACGTACTTTTGATTTGAGGGAATATGTTGATGAAATCTTGCGCAGTTTGCACAATAAAATCAAACATACCAATATCACTATCATTAACAACATATCACGAAATGTGCTTATCCATTCTTATGCCGGTATCTATTCTCAAGTGATGACCAATTTCATTATGAACTCCATTAACCATGGTTTTGATGAGGGTCAGGAGGGTGAAATTATTATCTCGGGCAAGTTTGAAGGAAAATTTCTTGAAATCACTTATTCTGATACAGGCAAAGGTATTGATAGTGAAATAATTGATAAGATCTTCGACCCATTTTTTACCACAAAATTAGGTCAGGGTGGTAGTGGTCTTGGCTTGAACATCGTATATAATTTGATTACCCATAAATTGAATGGTGAAATTACCTGTGAAAATCTATTATCAGGTGGCATTATTATGTTTATAAAAATACCGCTTTCGGAACTAAAAATTGAATAA